ATCCCATAACTTCCTGCTAAGTCCTGAGCCTGTTTTGTGTCTACTGTTCTAGAAGGCAAATCACATTTATTCCCTACTAGGACCATAGGCACATCTTCAGCATCTTTTACTCTTTTAATTTGTTCTCTATAATGGTGAATAGCTTCAAATGATTTAGTATTATTCATGGcaaatacacaaagaaagcccTCCCCAGTCCTCATGTACTGGTCCCTCATTGCACTGTACTCCTCTTGACCTGCTGTGTCGAGAATGTCCAAATGACAGATTTCTTTATCAATTACTACTTGTTTCCTGTAGGAGTCCTCTATTGTAGGATCATATTCATCCACAAAGAGATTCTGAATTAGCTGTATCGTCAAGGCACTCTTGCCTACGCCATCAGCTCCAACTACCACAAGTTTATACTCAGTCATTTTCAGCAGGCCTCTACCGGCCGCGTGCCACACCTCAGGTTTCTTGCTGGCTCTCTCCAGGTACGAAATGGCAAGGGAGCCAGACTCTGGGCAAGCCgctgccttcctcctccccctccactgCCGCCTCAGCTGCAGAATCGCaacagtagtaatttttaaactacGTCTGATCCAATTAATATCACCCAGAAACCTCTGAAAACCATTTAAAGTTTGAAGGGTGTCCAGCCGAAGACTAACCTTTTGAGGATTTGCCACAAGCATGTCTTAGGTttggctccctcactgaccttatttccctgcatagcagaagcaataacttgtcccataatgtggtgtctatctatatctctacaaatgtGAATGTAATCATTGAGGCCTTTGGCCTTGTGAGGTGGTAAAGCCTCTTTACAATActtgttggcattttttaaagctaGTTTTCTAAATATAGACATGACTTTATCGGTATCCCCAAATATGCAGCCTGAAAGCAGGTGCtgagatctgtgcatatacagctggATCGTAAAGAATTTGCTGACCTAGGTCTGCATAGGCTCCCATACCAGTAAgcatttctgagttcttttcagGGAAACTGGCAGCTGTCTTGCGCTGTACCATTTGGTTACATAGCTCTTCAAATTCACCTCTCCAAATCAAATAACCTCCCCTGGACATCACAGCTGGACATAATTGTTGCCAATCACTGGGCGTGGAATTAAggccacaaagaattaaaaaatggtcaGAGTAATAAAAGGTACATGAGGCCTGTAAGCCATAACTgcctctttcagctgtttaatatccTCATAATTAAGAGGGGAATGCTCTCACAGATTCTGGCCTTGGGGAACAACTATCTCTATGATTGAGAACATCACTGGGCAACTCTGCTTTTCAGGAAAGCCCAAAGGGAAACAGAGAACACTAGAATTATGAGCAGGAGGATGAGActcaagggaacatttttttaGCTTATGTTATAATTTAACATAcctttccatttcttccctttccttagtCTAATCCCCTGAATATGAAGGAGAGGGCCCAAAGGAAGTGTCATTAGAAGCTTGAAGTGACCTAACAGGTTCTGAGCCTCTGTGGAAGGCAGCCTGGGCTTCCTTAACCTGCTTTTTCAATTCCACAGTATTACTAAGAGgtgcttctttgacaagagggcacagagaaaaagtaacagttggtatggcattcggcccatctctgtgtaatgccctttgcaggtctatcctcacctgctccccatcacCAATACTaaagattaaaaaccaagggctgaactcatgtacagtttttaaaacgTCTGTTGCTGTCTTGTACTTAATACTGGTGCACTGCTTATTGGACAATTGGTTCCCCATAAGAGATTAAGAACTAGCTGCACCCTTCTTCAATACACCTgttccttaccttaatgctggcAAGTCTTCCCGGTTGATCCTTCAgtgtctccccttctttcccaAATCTTGGTGAGAACTCTAATTGTCGTAATAGGCAGCTCTACCACCTTCTCATGGATTCGGGCAAGGGAATCTGACGATTACATAAAGACAACCTAGACagtcactcttgcaaggagaaggctgtttatttcaaaggggagtaGGCTTATATACAAATAGCAGCCccagtgtaaatttactcagatcaaggtccaGGCTGCCAATCGCCCCCTCAATGGAcagataatttgcattcttgcataaaGGCCTATGCAGAAGCAGGGAActaggaagtaaacacctagtcaCAAGATAGACAGTGGACCCTGAGGGCACTGTGGGTCACTCTTAGTTACAAGAAGAACAGTAGACCCTAAAGAGGTccccaacaggatttctctgtgtatccttagctgtcctggatatacctctgtagaccaggctagactcataTTCAaggagttctgcctgcctctgcttcccaagtgctgggtttaaaggcatgtgccaccaccgctcagtTAAAATGTTATGTACTTTTTATTTCGTgagctttggtgttttgcctgaatgtatgtttgtgtgaggg
The sequence above is a segment of the Cricetulus griseus strain 17A/GY unplaced genomic scaffold, alternate assembly CriGri-PICRH-1.0 unplaced_scaffold_104, whole genome shotgun sequence genome. Coding sequences within it:
- the LOC113838488 gene encoding GTPase KRas-like gives rise to the protein MTEYKLVVVGADGVGKSALTIQLIQNLFVDEYDPTIEDSYRKQVVIDKEICHLDILDTAGQEEYSAMRDQYMRTGEGFLCVFAMNNTKSFEAIHHYREQIKRVKDAEDVPMVLVGNKCDLPSRTVDTKQAQDLAGSYGIPFIETSAKTRQRVEDAFYALVREIRQYRLKNISKEEKTPGRVKIKKCTVM